A single window of Myxocyprinus asiaticus isolate MX2 ecotype Aquarium Trade chromosome 34, UBuf_Myxa_2, whole genome shotgun sequence DNA harbors:
- the LOC127424878 gene encoding zinc finger protein 724-like: MAELEAECITLGLNNLVSECSTPPLDPLQPDCTTPTLTMLSSECSTPTLSSLTSEVVEPMAMLPCIKSEPDLDPICTVDLSVIQPLSTAELGSEQIKMEISGLDYIKSEHHNDLHSFHSTELDSYKSHYEPSLVFDYITHVSDSLEYIRSEQHSDLQSYYTTELGAIKTEYEPNLMSSHLKTELNGLESIHMAELRSELNKLRPDAIIDGMGKMDSDFPSGNLYELTSVQLSKVPVTHNHTSTKGHGPRKPRNLTGEKPFSCTQCGKNFSTLGNLKTHQRIHTGERPYTCSQCGKSFGQAGNLKRHQLIHTGQKPYTCAHCPKGFTKADDLRSHQRLHTGEKPFSCAECGKSFSQTKELKAHQLSHTGERPFCCSLCGKSFTKEMSYRNHQQIHTGEKPYSCSQCGKTFSNSGVLKTHEKIHSGEKPFGCTQCGKSFGRLGHLKAHQQIHTGERPYICQHCGKNFSQSGHLKAHEQIHKREKTDLSSGSSCSNDSS; encoded by the coding sequence ATGGCAGAGTTGGAGGCAGAATGCATCACTTTAGGACTAAATAATTTAGTGTCCGAATGCAGTACTCCACCACTTGACCCCTTGCAACCGGATTGCACCACACCGACCCTGACCATGCTCTCATCAGAATGTAGCACGCCCACACTCAGCTCGCTCACTTCTGAGGTCGTAGAGCCTATGGCAATGTTGCCATGCATAAAGAGTGAACCTGACCTCGACCCCATCTGCACGGTGGACTTGTCCGTAATCCAGCCCCTGAGCACGGCCGAGCTGGGCTCCGAACAGATCAAGATGGAAATCAGCGGCCTTGACTATATCAAGTCTGAGCACCATAATGACCTACATTCCTTCCATAGCACGGAGCTGGACTCCTACAAGTCGCACTATGAACCCAGCCTGGTTTTTGACTACATCACCCATGTCTCAGATAGCCTCGAGTATATCAGATCGGAGCAGCATTCTGATTTGCAAAGTTACTACACCACTGAGCTTGGTGCAATCAAGACCGAGTATGAACCTAACCTCATGTCCAGCCACCTCAAGACGGAGTTGAACGGTTTGGAGTCGATCCACATGGCGGAGTTGCGCTCGGAGCTCAATAAACTCCGACCCGATGCCATCATTGATGGTATGGGGAAAATGGACTCTGATTTCCCCTCGGGAAACCTTTACGAGTTGACGTCTGTTCAGTTGAGTAAAGTGCCGGTCACGCACAACCATACCAGCACAAAAGGCCACGGCCCACGCAAACCTCGCAACCTCACAGGTGAGAAACCGTTCTCTTGCACTCAGTGTGGGAAGAACTTCAGCACCTTGGGTAACCTGAAGACTCACCAACGTATCCACACCGGTGAAAGGCCTTACACCTGTTCCCAGTGTGGCAAGAGCTTCGGACAGGCTGGTAACTTGAAAAGGCACCAGCTGATCCACACAGGGCAAAAACCGTACACCTGCGCACACTGCCCGAAAGGTTTCACCAAAGCGGATGATCTCCGCTCGCACCAGAGGCTGCACACGGGTGAGAAACCTTTCAGTTGTGCAGAGTGTGGCAAAAGCTTCAGTCAAACAAAGGAACTCAAAGCTCACCAGTTGAGCCACACTGGTGAAAGGCCCTTCTGTTGTTCGCTCTGCGGCAAGAGCTTCACTAAAGAGATGAGTTACCGCAATCACCAGCAAATTCACACAGGTGAAAAACCATACAGCTGCTCCCAGTGTGGCAAAACTTTCAGCAATTCAGGGGTCCTCAAAACTCACGAGAAGATTCATTCTGGCGAAAAGCCGTTTGGCTGCACCCAGTGCGGCAAAAGTTTCGGTCGCTTGGGACATCTTAAAGCACACCAGCAAATTCACACAGGGGAACGACCGTATATCTGTCAACATTGCGGGAAGAATTTCAGCCAATCGGGTCACCTCAAAGCACACGAGCAAattcacaaaagagaaaaaactgATCTTAGCAGTGGCAGCAGTTGCAGTAACGATAGTAGCTAA